TTACCACCTGTTAATCTAAGGCAGATTACCACGGTCTAATCATCGTACCCTCAGGGAGACGGGTTTGAATATCACACAAACGAAATTGTCCGGCGTCCTGCTGATCGAACCGAAACGCTTTGGCGATGCACGTGGCTGGTTCTGCGAAAGCTGGAACCGCCGCACGCTGGCCGAACATGGCATCAGCACCGATTTCGTGCAGGATAATCACTCACTCTCGGTCGAGACCGGCACGTTGCGTGGTTTGCATTACCAATCCCCTCCCCACGCACAAGCCAAGCTGGTGCGGTGTGGCCAAGGCGCGCTTTTTGATGTGGCCGTCGATATCCGCAACGGCAGCCCCACCTACGGGCAATGGCTGGGCTATGATCTCACGCCGGAAAATGGCCGTCAGCTCTATATTCCGGCAGGCTTCTTGCACGGTTTCATCACCCGCGCACAAAACACCGAGATCCTCTATAAATGCTCGGATTACTACGCCCCCGAAAGCGATGGTTCCGTGCGCTGGAATGACCCCGACATCGCGATAGACTGGGGGTTTTCCGGCACACCCGCCCTGTCAGAAAAGGATGCACGCGCCCCTCTGCTGGCCGCTATCGAAAGCCCTTTTTCTGGGAGGGCGCGCCATGAGGCTCCTCATCACCGGCGGTGCCGGTTTCATCGGTTCTGCCGTTGTCCGCCTTGCCATTGCGCGTGGCCACACAGTCGTCAATCTCGATGCGCTTACTTATGCAGGGCGCCCTGAGAACGTGGCTTCCGTGGCGCAAAACCCGCTCTACACGTTTGAGCACGCCGACATCCGCGACAGCGCCGCGCTGGCGCGGATTTTCGCAACCCACGCGCCCGATGCGGTCATGCATCTCGCCGCCGAAAGCCATGTTGATCGCTCGATCGACGGGCCGGGCGATTTCATCGAAACCAACGTCACCGGCACCTACAACATGCTCGAAGCCGCCCGCGCGCACTGGATTGCCACGGGCAAGCCTGACACCTTCCGCTTCCATCATATCTCTACTGATGAAGTTTACGGCTCGCTCGGTCCGTCCGGGCTTTTCACCGAAGACACGCCTTACGATCCCCGCTCACCCTATTCCGCTTCCAAAGCCAGTTCCGATCATCTGGTCCGTGCTTGGTTCGAAACCTATGGCCTGCCGGTCGTGCTCACCAATTGCTCGAACAATTACGGCCCTTACCACTTCCCCGAGAAGCTGATTCCGAAAGTTATTCTTAACGCGCTTCAAGGCAAACCGATCCCGGTCTATGGCGCCGGAGAAAATATCCGTGACTGGCTGTTTGTCGAAGATCACGCCGAAGCCTTGCTGCTTGCCGTGGACCAGGGCGCACCGGGGCGCAGCTATAATGTCGGCGGCCATAACGAGCGGCGCAATATCGACCTCGTCCGCACAATCTGCACCCTGCTCGATGAACGCGCCCCACTTGAACATGGCTCATACGCCGATCTGATCACCTTCGTCGATGACCGCCCCGGCCACGATGCGCGCTATGCCATCGACCCTTCCCGCATCACGGCCGAGCTGGGCTGGCACCCGAAAACCACCGTCGAACAAGGCCTCGCACAAACCGTCGATTGGTATCTTGCCAATGAAACATGGTGGCGGCCCCTTCTGGCGATTGACGGCGTCGGCAGCCGCGTCGGGCGCGCCTGATGTTGCTGATTTTCGGAAAATCCGGGCAGGTCGCCAGCGAACTGGCCCACCTCGCGCCTGAGGCCCGCTTCCTCTCGCGGGCAGAGGTTGATCTTGGTGCCCCCGCGACCTGCGCCGCCGCGATCCGCAACCTGCGCCCCTCAGCGGTGATCAACGCCGCCGCCTACACCGCCGTTGACAAGGCCGAAACCGAAGAAGCCCTCGCCACCACAATCAACGCAGATGCCCCCGGTATGATGGCCAAAGCCTGCGCTGACCTCAATATCCCACTGGTGCACATCTCCACTGATTATGTCTTTGGCGACGGCGGCAGCGTGCCGCACGCCCCCGATGATCCCACGGCCCCGATCAACGCCTATGGCCGCTCCAAGCTGGCCGGAGAAGTGGCCGTGCGCGCCGCCGGTGGCCCACATGCCATTCTGCGCACCTCGTGGGTCTTCTCGGCCTTCGGGGCGAATTTCGTCAAAACCATGCTGCGCCTGTCGGAAACCCGCGATACGCTTTCCATCGTCGATGATCAGGTCGGCGGCCCCACCCCGGCGGCGGATATCGCCCGCGCCTGCCTCGTGATCACAAAGCATCTGCACGCTGACCCCGCCCTCTCTGGCACCTACCATTTCTCCGGCGCACCCAATGCAAGCTGGGCCGACCTCGCCACCGAGATCTTCGCACAAACAGGCCGCGACGTGGCCGTCACCGGCATCCCTACTGCCGCTTATCCCACCCCGGCGCGCCGCCCGCTCAATTCCCGGCTCGCTTGCTCCACGACCGAAGCAACATTCGGTCTAGGCTCTCCCGATTGGCGCGCCGGTCTGGCCACCGTCCTTCATGATTTGCAAAAGGCAGCCAAATGACGAAACGCAAAGGTATTATCCTCGCTGGCGGCTCTGGCACGCGGCTCTATCCGATCACCATGGGCCTCTCCAAGCAACTCCTGCCAATCTATGACAAACCGATGATCTATTACCCGATCTCGGTGCTTATGCTGGCCGGTATCCGCGAAATCGCGATGATCACCACCCCGCAGGATCAGGCGCAGTTCCAGCGAATGCTGGGCGATGGCAGCCAATGGGGGGTTTCATTCACCTATATCGCACAGCCTTCGCCCGACGGGCTGGCGCAGGCCTATCTTCTGGCCGAGGATTTTCTGGATGGCGCGCCTTCCGCAATGGTTCTGGGGGATAACATCTTCTTTGGCGTCGGCTTGCAGGCACTCTTGCGCGAAGCAGGGGAGCAAACCTCCGGTGGCACCGTCTTTGGCTATCACGTCTCTGATCCCGAACGCTATGGCGTGGTCAGCTTTGATGCCGAAGGAACGGCCCGGCAGATCATCGAAAAGCCAGAGAAGCCGCCCTCGAACTACGCCGTCACCGGGCTTTATTTTCTCGATGGGGATGCGCCACGCTTGGCGCGCGACGTCACACCCTCACCGCGCGGTGAACTGGAAATCACGACCCTGCTAGAGATGTATCTCCGCGCCGGGAAACTCACGGTCAAGCGAATGGGTCGAGGCTATGCCTGGCTTGATACCGGCACCCATGCTTCCCTGCTCGACGCGGGTAATTTCGTCCGCACGCTGGAGCAGCGGCAAGGGCTGCAAACCGGTTCACTTGATGAGATCGCTTTTGACGCGGGCTGGATCACCGCCGAACAACTTTCCACCCGTGCCGACATGTTCGAAAAGAACGCTTATGGCAGCTATCTGCGGAACCTGCTGGAATAATTAACACTCACGCGACGATTCCACCGCTATAGCGGCCAGAGAAACGGAATCACCGCGCTCGCTAATATCCCTACGGAAAGGTTAAGCGGAACACCCACCTTCAGGAAGTCGGTGAATTTGTACCCCCCGGCCCATAAACCAGCATGTTGGTCTGATATCCGATTGGCGTCGCGAACGAAGCACTCGCCGCCACCATCACCGCAACCACCAAGGGGCGCGGATCAATCCCCATCGCATGTGCCAGCCCGATGGCAATCGGTGTCACCACCACCGCCACGGCATTGTTGCTCACCAACTCAGTCAGCACACTGGTCAGCAGGTAAACCGCCCAGATGATCAACGCCGCCGGCAAAAGCTTCAACCACGGCGCCACCGCCGTTACGATCAGGTGCACCGCCCCGGACTCCTCCAGCGCCGCGCCAATCGCCAGCATGGCAAAGATCAGCGCCAACAGCCGCCCATCAATAAACGAAAACGCCTCATCCGCATCAATGCAGCGGGTCACGAACACCACCGCAACCGCCAACACCGCCAAAAGGAAGATCGGCGCCACGCCAAACCCCGCCAGCGCCACCAGCGCAACCAACGCCGCAATTGCGACCGGTGCATGGCCACGCCGGTATGCCCGCGCCGACGGGTTCGACACATCGACCATATCCATGTCCTGCGCCAGCCGCTGAATATCCTCCGGCGCCCCCTCCAGCAGCAGCGTATCGCCCACCCGCACGATCAGCTCGTCAATCTGGCGGCCGATATTCTGGTTCTTGCGATGCACCGCCAGCGGATAAACCCCATATCGCCGCCTGAGCCGCAGCGCCCCCATCCGCCGCCCGACCATCTTGCAACCCGGTGAGATCAGCACTTCCACCGTGGTCGTCTCCACCGCGCTCACCTGATCGACTCGTTTCAGACTTTTGTTGCGCTGCAAGCTGAGCAGCTCCGCCATCTGCGTGCGCAGAACCACCCTGTCGCCAACCTGCAACTCCACCCCTTTGAGGTTCCGCCTGAGCGATGTATCACCACGGATCACGTCAATCAGCCGCACACCCTCGCGCTTGAACAACTGCACACCGCTTACTTCCCGGCCAATCAAATTGCTTTCAGGCGGAATCACCGCTTCGGTGAAAAACTTCATCTTTGAGCGGTCCGACAACAGCGTTGCCATGCTGTCTCGCTCCGGCAAAAGATGCGGCCCGATGAACCGCAGGTAAATCATTCCCCAGATCACCAGAATAATCCCCAGCGGCGTCACCTCGAAGATCGAAAACGCTTTCATCCCCTGCGCCCGCGCCACGCCATCAACCAGCAGGTTCGTCGACGTGCCGATCAATGTCAGCGTGCCACCAAGAATTGCAGCATAGCTAAGCGGAATAAGCAGCTTGGATGTTTTGGTTCCCAATGTCCGCGCCAGCTGCACGAAGACCGGGATCATCACCACCACCACCGGCGTGTTCGAGACCACAGCGCTCGACAAAACCACGAAGCCCAGCAGGAATGCTATTGCCAATTTCGGGTTTGATTGCGCCTGCCGGTCCGCAATCCGGGTAAACACGTCCAGCGCCCCGGTGCGCACCAATGCTCCCATGACGATGAACATCGCCGCAATCGTCCATGGTGCCGGGTTCGACAGCACGCCCAGCGCCTTGTCATAGGGCAACACCCCCAACGCCAGCAAAACGCTCACGCCGGCAATTGCCACCACCTCGGTCGGATAGGTCTCGCGCAAAAACAGCAGAAACATCGCCACCACCACGCCCAGCGTGATCAGCGCCTGTCCGGTTTGCGATATCTCCAGCAACGGCATCATCTTACACGGGCTCTCCGGCTCGGGGCAGGCATGATCTTGACGTCACTCGGCAGTTTTCTCAAGCGCGGTCTGTTGGCGCGGCTGCACAAGGAACAGGCCCGCCAGCATAAGCGCCAAAGCCAGCCAGAAATAGGCAGAATACCGCTCGTGCAGGATAATCATTGCCCAGATCACACCAAACCCCGTCACCAGATAGGAAACCTGACCAGCAAACACCGGCCCTGCCCGTCGCACCATCCAGATATACATTGCATAGATCAACGAATTTATCATTGCCGATGCAATCAGAGCGTAATCCGGCGCGCCCCATGGCGGGCGCGGATCAATCCAATTGCCGCTAAGCCACGCAATCGGCCCGGTCACCGCCACCCCGATCAGCGACGCACCGCACAAAAGCTGCATCGGCCCGGCACCGCCGGTGCCAAACCGCGCCACGAAATTTGCCTCCATACCATAGCAAAATGGCGTGATCAGAGCCACCAGCACCCACAAAACCGGCACGTCACGCATCCCGCCTTCCGGCCCGGTCAGCAGGTAAACCCCCACCAAACCGCACAACAACCCGGCCAACCGCAGCGCCGAAAACCGCTCCAGCCCGATGATAAGCGCAATCGGAAAGGCAAACATCGGCATCGCGGCAATCACCACCGAAAGCACCCCCGCAGGCAAATGCCGAACCGCCTCATAGCTTGCCAGATTAGGCAGCACCATGCCCAGCGCCGCAATCACCGCATAAAATGCTATCTGCCGCCGACCCAACGGCAAAGGCCTGCGCCGAACGGCAAGGATCACCGCCAGAACCGCAGATGCGATGACTTCCTGCCAGAAGATCAAACCGAAATTGCGATACCCGCCGCTGACTGCAATCTTGATGAACGGCTGCGTCATTCCCCAACTCAGCCCCATGAAAACAAGAAGCCCCGTCAGCCAAAGCCGCTCCCTCATGGCGCGCTCATTCAGGCGCTGCCTGTTGCAGCCGTCCACCCTGCCGGACAACGGCAAATTTGGTTGCTTTGCCGGTGCGGTCGTCGGTCTCCACATAAATGCCCGACAGCGTCGCCTCCCCCGTGGCCGGGGTGAAACGCCCTTTTGACATGCCGGTGACAAAGCGGCGCAAAGGCTCGCCCGCCTCCATCCCGATCACACTCAGGTAATCGCCGCACATGCCCGCATCGCTCATGAATGCCGTGCCCTTGGGCATGATTTGCGCATCAGCGGTCGGCACATGCGTGTGGGTGCCAACAACAAGGCTTGCACGGCCATCGCACCAATGGCCCATCGCCATTTTCTCGCTGGTGGCCTCGCAATGCACATCGACAATCGCCGCTTGCACCGCGCCGCCCAGCGGATGCGCCTTCAGAACCGCCTCGATCTGGCCAAACGGGTCTTCAAAGGCGCGCTTCATAAACACCTGTCCCAGCACCTGCGCCACCAGAACCTTGCGCCCGCGCGCATCCTCAAACACCCGCGCGCCCTTGCCCGGTGCGCCCTTGGCAAAATTCATCGGCCGCACGATCCGCGGCTCGCTCTCGATGAATTGCAGCATGTCGCGCTGATCAAATGCGTGATCGCCCAGCGTGACACAATCCGCCCCCGCCTCAAGCAAAAGCTTGGCATGGTCCCCGGTCAATCCCATCCCGTTAGAGGAATTCTCACCGTTGACGACCACGAAATCGAGCTTCCAAGCCTCGCGCAGCCGCGGCAGATTATCCGAGATCGCCTGCCGCCCGGCGCGGCCCATTACATCGCCCAAAAATAAAAGTTTCATGACAAATCCCTAGGCCGATTAGCGCGGCACGGCAAGAGCCCCGCCAATCCGATAGCGCGCCTCGTGCGCAACCGGAAAAGCGACCGAGCGCGCGATGAAACACACCTCGCCAATCCGCGCGTGGAGCGCCTCCGCCTTCTTGACGTCACTGCCCTCGGCCAAGGTAATCGCTGGCCGCAGCGTCGCCCCAATGAACCGCCCGGCCCCCGATGCTTCGCTCTCACCATGGCCAAGCGGTGAATCCTCGTAGCCCTCCACAACAACACCCGCCTCGCTGGCAAAATGCAGATACCAAAGCATATGACAGGCCGAAAGCGCGGCAATCAGCATGTCCTCGGGATTGTGCAATGCCGGATCACCCCCCAACAGGGGATCATTCGAACACGCAATCACCGGCTTGCCCGGCGTGCGCACCTCCCATGTCCGCCGGTAAGCGCGATAATCTGCGGTGCCTTTTCCGGCGTTCCCGGTCCAAACGATCTTCGCTTCGAAATCATGCGCCGTCACGAAACTCCGCCCCGCTTCAGTTTGCCAAAAATACTCAATTCGCGCCGCCCGTCACTGGCACTCTCCGCGCCCTCAAAATCAATCACTTCGCGCTCCGTCACCACCATGTCAAGCGGCTGATCTGTGGCCTCAAGCGGCAAGCCATCGGCCTCTTGCGCAGCATAGGCAAAGCCGATCGCCAAGGTGGTCCGCCGGGCACGCAGACGCTCCAGCGTCCGGTCATAAAACCCGCCGCCATAGCCCAGCCGCCCGCCACGCCGATCAAACGCCACCAGCGGCACGACCAGTATCTCCGGCTCGATCAAGTCTTCGACCTCAGGCACCATTGCCCCGAATGTCCCTTCGACCAACCCGCAGTCCGGCAGCCAACGCGAGAAAACCAACGGTTGCGCCTCGCCAACGATCACCGGCACCCCCACCGGCCCGTGTGCCGCCGCTTCGGCCATTGCAGCCAGCGGATCAATCTCGGTCCGCATCGCCATGTAACCCGCCAACGGCACACCGCGATACCCGGCCAACACGGCACTCAGATGCCCCGCAGCCCCCGGCCCCGCCGCCGCATGGGCCGCCTTGCGCCGGGCAAACGCCGCCTTGCGCGCCGCCGCCTTGATCTCCACCAAGCTATTCATATCAACATCACCGCCGCCAATCCGAGAAACGCAAAAAACCCGACAACATCCGTAACCGTCGTCACAAACGCCCCCGAGGCCAACGCCGGATCTACCCCCAGTTTCTCAAGCAAAACCGGGATCACCGTTCCGGCCAACCCGGCAATGATCAGGTTGATCAGCATCGCAATCGCGATCACCACGCCCAACACGGGCGTCCCGAACCAGATCACACCAACCGCACCCATCACCAACGCGAAAATCAGACCGTTCACCGCTCCCACCAGAACCTCGCGCCGGATCACCCGCCAGACGTTTGATCCGGTCAGGTCTTTGGTCGCAATCGCGCGCACCGCCACGGTAAGGCTCTGGGTGCCTGCATTGCCGCCCATGCTGGCGACAATCGGCATCAACACCGCCAAGGCCACGAATTTGGCAATCGTCATCTCGAACTGCGCAATCACCATGCTGGCCAAGACCGCGGTCACAAGGTTTACCGCCAGCCACGGCAGACGCTGCCGCACGGTTTCGCTCACCCGGTCGGTGAGCGACCCTTCCCCGACCCCGGCCAGCCGCAGAATGTCTTCCTCGTGCTCCTCGTCAAGTACGGCCATGGCATCGTCGATGGTGATGACACCAACCAATCGCTCATCATCATCCACCACAGGTGCCGAAATCAGGTGATACTGGTTGAACGCATAGGCCACGTCTTCCTCGTCCTGATCCACCGGGATCATGCGAAAGCTGTCCTCGGTCAGCTCTTGCAACGGCTTCACACGCGGCGAAGACATGATCTTGCCCAGCGTCACATAGCCTGTCGGGCGATGTTTCGGATCAACCAGAATGACGTGATAAAACTCCTCTGGCAATTCCTCGCGCGCGCGCATGAAATCAATCGCTTCGCCGACGCTCCAATGCTCGGGTGCCGACACCACCTCGCGCTGCATCAACCGTCCGGCAGATTCCTCCGGATAGGACAGTGCCTGCTCGACAACGACCCGGTCCGCCGCATCAAGTGCACCCAGAATGGCAACCTGCTGTGGCTCCTCAAGGTCTTCGACCAGATCGACAACATCGTCGCTTTCCAGCTCCCGCACGGCATCGGCAAGCACGCCGGGGTTCAACGCCGAGATCACATCCTCACGGATCGCCTCGTCAAGCTCCCAAAGGATATCACCGTCGAACTCGGTCGCGTAAAGCTCGATCAGGCGGTGCCGGTCATAGCTGCTTATCTGTTCCAGAAGGTCGGCGATATCGGCCGCGTGCAGCGGCTCCATCAGGCTTAGAAACCGGTCCCTGTCGCCAGCCTCGACCGCGTCGAGAATTGCCTCCACGTCGCGGCGGTTCAACTCATAAACTTCGTCTTCCGGGGCGGTTGACTCGGTCATCGGCTGGTCGTGATCGCTCATCGGTTCGCCCCTCTGCTACGGTCGCGCGACCATACGAGAGAAGCAGGTAAAAGAACAATGCCCGACACCGCGATTTTCCATTCGGTTTAGCACCCGCCGCGGCGCGTGCCCAACACCATCACCCAGATATTGCCCGGTGCCCGGATCACGCCGATCTCGCGCAGGTTCTTCACAAGCATGTTGCGCCTGTGCCCCTGCGATTTGACCCAGGATGCCATCACCTCACCGCTGCTGCGTTGTCCCTTGGCGATATTTTCGGCAATCACGCAATAGCGATAGCCTTTGCGCTTCGCCCGCTTTCCGACGGTCGACCCATCCGAACCTTTGTGCCCAAAGAACCCGCGCTTGGCCATGTCGTGCCCCTGCACCTCCGCCACCGCTTCCAGCACCGGCGATGCAACGAGCGGCGGCAAGCCATTCTTCGCCCTGAATGCGTTGGTCATTGTCACCACATCGCGCACCGGTTCGGCCTGCGCCATCCCGGCCACGACGATGAAGATTGCCATCAGAAGTTTCATGATTGCCCTCCAGTTAGCTCACGGGCCGACTCAATCCCGACCTGCCCCGCAAGTCCACGTCTCACATGGTCTCTGCCAATCGCAGCGCCAATCTGTTCTGCCGCTCGATCACAGCAGGAAGATCAATCGTTGCCATCCGCCCATCCTCAACGATCCTGCGTCCATCGACCAGCAAATCGCGCACCCGTGTCGGCCCGGCCAACAAAAGCGCCGCCGGGTCCCAGCTTCCCGCGCTTTCCACGCCGCTCACATCCCAAATTGCGATATCGGCCCGCTTGCCCGGTGCGATCTGGCCGCAATCGTTCCGCCCCAGAACCTGCGCACCGCCGCGCGTGGCAATCTCCAGCGCCTCGCGCGCACTCATTGCATCCGCGCCACGTGCCACCCGTTGCAGCAGCATCGCCATCCGCGCCTCGCCCACCAGATTGCCACCGTCATTGCTGGCCGACCCGTCCACGCCCAACCCCACCGTCACGCCGCTATCGCGCATCGCCCGTACGGGCGCGATACCGCTGCCCAACCGGCAGTTGGAACAGGGGCAATGCGCCACGCCGGTGCCGGAGCGGGCAAAAAGATCAATCTCCGCGCCATCCAGCTTCACACAATGCGCGTGCCACACATCCTCCCCGGTCCAGCCAAGCTCTTCGGCATATTGGCCGGGGCGACAGCCGAATTTTTCTTCGCTATAGGCAATATCTTCGGCATTCTCCGCCAGATGAGTATGCAGCATCACGCCCTTGTCGCGGGCGAGAATCGCCGCATCGCGCATCAACTCCCGACTGACCGAAAACGGTGAACAGGGCGCCACGCCCACCCGGCACATCGCCCCCTCATCTGCATCATGATGCGCGTCGATCACCCGAATGCAATCGTTCAGAATATCCGCTTCCCGCTCGACCAAAGCATCCGGCGGCAACCCGCCATCGCTTTCGCCGATACTCATGGCGCCGCGCGTCGGATGAAACCGCAGGCCAACCTCCTGCGCTGCCGCAATGGTATCGTCCAATCGCGCGCCGTTGGGAAAAAGGTAAAGATGGTCTGAGCTTAGCGTGCAGCCCGACAGCGCCAATTCGGCCAATCCCGCCTGCGCGCTCACGAACATCTCTTCCGGGCCCATTTTCGCCCAGATCGGGTAAAGCGTCTGCAACCAGCCAAAAAGCAGCGCATCCTGCCCACCCGGCACCGCGCGGGTCATGCTCTGGTAAAGATGATGATGCGTGTTCACCAACCCCGGCGTAACGACACAGCCATGCGCCTCCTGCACCTCACCCGCGCTCTTGAGCTTTTGCCCAACGGCCACGATCACCCCATCACGGATCAGGATATCCGCGCCGCACAGCTCTTCTCGTGCATCGTTCATCGTCACGAGGGTATCCGCGTTACGGATCAGAAGTTCAGGCATACGCACCTCCTGTCAATCAAGCGCAAAGCCCCGCAATATATCCAGCGCCGCTGCGTGCTGCTCTGCTCCGGCGGCGGCAATCACCCGCCCGCCTTCATGCGCCGGGCCACCCTGCCAGTCGGTCACGATACCACCCGCCGCTTCGATCACCGCAATCGGTGCGTGTATATCATAGTTTGACAGCCCGGCTTCGATCACAAGGTCGATCTGCCCCGCCGCAAGCAGTGCATAGGCATAGCAATCCATCCCATAACGGGTGAGCTTCACCCGCTCGGAAACCGCCCGAAACGCAGCGCCCTCCGTCGAACGCCCCACTTCCGGAAAGGTTGAAAACAAGATCGCCTCGCCAAGTGGTCTCGACCCTTTGGTGCGCAACGTCCGTGGCCCGTGCGGCCCGGTCATCGCCGCCTCGCCCAGCCCACCCCAAAATCGCTCCCCGATATAGGGTTGGTCGATCATCCCGAATATCGGTCCGCTCTTATCCGCCACCGCGATAAGAACACCCCATGTCGGCGTGCCAGAGATAAAGCCGCGCGTGCCGTCGATCGGGTCAAGCACCCAGGTAAACCCGCTTCTGCCATGTTTCGCGCCGTGCTCTTCACCAATGATCGCGTCATCCGGGCGCCGCTTTGCAAGCACGTCGCGCAGCGCCGTTTCCGTTGCCCGGTCCGCAGCCGTCACCGGATCAAACCCGTGATCTGTCAGCGAGCCACCTTTGTCCTCGGTAGCAAGGCCCGTTGTTCTGAAAAACGGCAAAACCGCCCGACGCGCAGCATCTGCCATCGCGTGAGCGGTTGCTTTGATATCGTCTCGTTCCTTGACTGTATCAGTCCCCGTCACGCAGCCAGCCTTCCCTGCCTATCCTTCCGGCAGAAGTAGCCCGGCTGCCTGCCGGGCTCAAGCCACGTCTGACAAGACGCGCGCCAGTTCAAACAACCTGCGCCGCTGATTTTCCGGGATCGCATAATAGGACCGCACCAGATCGAGTGCTTCCTTGTCTCCCATCAGATCCGCCGGAACATCGCTCCCTTTGGAAGCCTCCTCCGGAACATCCAGCCCTTCGAAGAAAAAGCTCACCGGAACATCGAGCGCTTCGGAAATATCCCAAAGCCGCGAGGCCGAAACCCGGTTCGCGCCGGTCTCGTATTTCTGGATTTGCTGGAACTTGATCCCGACCTGTTCGGCCAGTTGTTGTTGCGTCATGCCCACCAGCCAGCGCCGATGACGGATGCGCTTTCCAACATGTACGTCCACAGGATGTGCCATTCACGACTCCCTTGTCTTTTCTCTTCCCCGTTACGCGGGCTCTCATCCGGATGCGGGACGTGCCCTTTCCCGGATTGCCCAAAAGTCGCTGCCATAACCTCCATGCAACAACTGATTGAACAAAGCTACCATTACGGCCCTTATTTTCAAGGAAGTCGTACACCCTATACGTGATTAATTTGAAACATGTATCAATCTTTGCGCGCTCAACCCGCGGTAAATCAAGGGAAACCAAAGCCTCGTGCGGCAACAAAGGCCAACACTCCGACGATTTCACTTTTCCACATCAATTTCCACATATATGGATTCTTTATGCGCGCATTCCAGATTCTCACCCCGAAATCACCCGCAACTCTGGTCGAAATTCCTGTTCCTACACCTGCACCGGGTGAAATTCTCGTGCGAATCGCCGCCTGCGGACTCAACTTTGCCGATCTTTTGATGGGCGAAGGCAAGTATCAGGACACACCCGAACCACCTTTCACGCTCGGCATGGAAATCTCCGGCACGGTGGAAGCATTGGGCGAAGACGTCACCGGCCCCGCACCGGGCACCCGCGTGGCCGTGTTCGGCGGTTATGGCGGGCTGGCGGAGTTCGGCGTTTTTCCAGCCGAACGTGTCACCCCGCTGCCACAAGGCACCGCCTTTACCGACGCCGCCGCCCTTCAGATCGCCTATGGCACCTCGCATGTCGCGCTTGCCGAAAAGGCCCGCCTGCACCCCGGAGAGACGCTGCTCGTTCTGGGCGCGGCTGGCGGTGTCGGGCTGACAGCGGTGGAACTCGGCAAGCTCATGGGCGCGCGGGTCATCGCTTGCGCCCGCGGTGCGGAAAAGCTGGCCATCGCCAAACGCGCCGGAGCCGACCATCTGATCGACGCCACCGATCAGGACATCCGCACCGAGGTCAAGGCGCTTGGCGGGGCCGATGTGGTTTATGATCCGGTTGGCGGCGCGCAATTCACCGCCGCCTTTCGCGCCTGCCGTCCCGGTGCGCGCATCCTCGTGATCGGCTTCGCCTCCGGCGACGTGCCACCCGTTCCCGCCAATCACCTGATGGTCAAGAATATCGACCTGCTGGGGTTTTACTGGGGCGGCTACATGAAATTCCGCCCACAGGTCATCCGCGAAAGCCTCACCACCCTGTTTGGCTGGCTCGCTGACGGGCGGATCAAGCCGCATATCAGCCACACCCTGCCGCTCGATCGCGCTCTCGACGGGCTTGATCTGCTGCGCAGCCGTAAATCCACCGGC
This is a stretch of genomic DNA from Aquicoccus sp. G2-2. It encodes these proteins:
- a CDS encoding 5-formyltetrahydrofolate cyclo-ligase, with the protein product MNSLVEIKAAARKAAFARRKAAHAAAGPGAAGHLSAVLAGYRGVPLAGYMAMRTEIDPLAAMAEAAAHGPVGVPVIVGEAQPLVFSRWLPDCGLVEGTFGAMVPEVEDLIEPEILVVPLVAFDRRGGRLGYGGGFYDRTLERLRARRTTLAIGFAYAAQEADGLPLEATDQPLDMVVTEREVIDFEGAESASDGRRELSIFGKLKRGGVS
- the mgtE gene encoding magnesium transporter, with translation MSDHDQPMTESTAPEDEVYELNRRDVEAILDAVEAGDRDRFLSLMEPLHAADIADLLEQISSYDRHRLIELYATEFDGDILWELDEAIREDVISALNPGVLADAVRELESDDVVDLVEDLEEPQQVAILGALDAADRVVVEQALSYPEESAGRLMQREVVSAPEHWSVGEAIDFMRAREELPEEFYHVILVDPKHRPTGYVTLGKIMSSPRVKPLQELTEDSFRMIPVDQDEEDVAYAFNQYHLISAPVVDDDERLVGVITIDDAMAVLDEEHEEDILRLAGVGEGSLTDRVSETVRQRLPWLAVNLVTAVLASMVIAQFEMTIAKFVALAVLMPIVASMGGNAGTQSLTVAVRAIATKDLTGSNVWRVIRREVLVGAVNGLIFALVMGAVGVIWFGTPVLGVVIAIAMLINLIIAGLAGTVIPVLLEKLGVDPALASGAFVTTVTDVVGFFAFLGLAAVMLI
- a CDS encoding CAP domain-containing protein, translating into MKLLMAIFIVVAGMAQAEPVRDVVTMTNAFRAKNGLPPLVASPVLEAVAEVQGHDMAKRGFFGHKGSDGSTVGKRAKRKGYRYCVIAENIAKGQRSSGEVMASWVKSQGHRRNMLVKNLREIGVIRAPGNIWVMVLGTRRGGC
- a CDS encoding 8-oxoguanine deaminase: MPELLIRNADTLVTMNDAREELCGADILIRDGVIVAVGQKLKSAGEVQEAHGCVVTPGLVNTHHHLYQSMTRAVPGGQDALLFGWLQTLYPIWAKMGPEEMFVSAQAGLAELALSGCTLSSDHLYLFPNGARLDDTIAAAQEVGLRFHPTRGAMSIGESDGGLPPDALVEREADILNDCIRVIDAHHDADEGAMCRVGVAPCSPFSVSRELMRDAAILARDKGVMLHTHLAENAEDIAYSEEKFGCRPGQYAEELGWTGEDVWHAHCVKLDGAEIDLFARSGTGVAHCPCSNCRLGSGIAPVRAMRDSGVTVGLGVDGSASNDGGNLVGEARMAMLLQRVARGADAMSAREALEIATRGGAQVLGRNDCGQIAPGKRADIAIWDVSGVESAGSWDPAALLLAGPTRVRDLLVDGRRIVEDGRMATIDLPAVIERQNRLALRLAETM
- a CDS encoding inositol monophosphatase family protein, whose translation is MTGTDTVKERDDIKATAHAMADAARRAVLPFFRTTGLATEDKGGSLTDHGFDPVTAADRATETALRDVLAKRRPDDAIIGEEHGAKHGRSGFTWVLDPIDGTRGFISGTPTWGVLIAVADKSGPIFGMIDQPYIGERFWGGLGEAAMTGPHGPRTLRTKGSRPLGEAILFSTFPEVGRSTEGAAFRAVSERVKLTRYGMDCYAYALLAAGQIDLVIEAGLSNYDIHAPIAVIEAAGGIVTDWQGGPAHEGGRVIAAAGAEQHAAALDILRGFALD
- a CDS encoding helix-turn-helix transcriptional regulator yields the protein MAHPVDVHVGKRIRHRRWLVGMTQQQLAEQVGIKFQQIQKYETGANRVSASRLWDISEALDVPVSFFFEGLDVPEEASKGSDVPADLMGDKEALDLVRSYYAIPENQRRRLFELARVLSDVA